One stretch of Synergistaceae bacterium DNA includes these proteins:
- a CDS encoding flagellar assembly protein FliW, with the protein MVQSMISSRFGEISYSEEDTLFFPRGLPAFEKNRNWILTGEEDNAIKWLQNIEDEGLALPVTTPDAVMPDYNAKIPEDDLELIETTDPGDLALLIVVSIPESAPWNMTANLRAPILVNLKSRRAVQVIALNEEYSVHHTVFPENVREAMKVAALAEKEA; encoded by the coding sequence ATGGTTCAGTCAATGATTAGTTCGCGTTTTGGCGAAATTTCTTATTCGGAGGAGGACACGCTTTTTTTCCCGCGGGGTTTGCCCGCGTTCGAAAAGAATCGTAATTGGATCTTGACGGGCGAGGAGGACAACGCTATCAAGTGGCTCCAAAATATCGAGGACGAGGGCCTGGCGCTGCCGGTAACGACACCGGACGCCGTCATGCCGGACTATAACGCAAAGATACCAGAGGACGATCTGGAGCTCATCGAGACTACGGATCCGGGAGATTTGGCGTTATTGATCGTCGTGTCGATACCGGAGTCGGCCCCGTGGAACATGACGGCCAACCTCCGCGCGCCCATCCTGGTGAACTTAAAGAGTCGCAGAGCCGTTCAGGTAATCGCTCTGAACGAGGAGTATTCCGTTCACCATACCGTTTTCCCGGAAAACGTCAGGGAGGCGATGAAGGTCGCGGCGCTGGCGGAGAAGGAGGCTTAA